From a single Candidatus Sulfotelmatobacter sp. genomic region:
- a CDS encoding cytochrome b/b6 domain-containing protein: protein MSGAILEITRTKGDETETVGRAVYEHPLAVRVCHWLNAIALFVMVGSGLQIFRAFPSFGAKIPQKDLLNWPKSFAIGGWLGGALQWHLTFMWIYIATGVIYLGYQVFSGNYRQVLFTRRDIPGVWPMVKHYFFFGPKPVATEAYNPLQKHAYTTVIGLGVLSLLTGLAVWKPVQFSWLAWLMGGFHWARLWHFLIMWAMLGFVLGHLVMVLLHGWNNFVSMLTGWKKDPDY, encoded by the coding sequence ATGAGCGGCGCAATTCTTGAAATCACGCGCACGAAGGGCGACGAGACCGAAACCGTTGGTCGCGCGGTCTATGAGCATCCCCTGGCGGTGCGGGTGTGCCACTGGCTGAATGCGATTGCGCTGTTCGTGATGGTCGGCAGCGGGTTACAGATCTTTCGCGCGTTCCCCAGTTTCGGGGCGAAGATTCCGCAAAAAGATCTGTTGAACTGGCCGAAGTCGTTCGCCATCGGCGGATGGCTGGGCGGGGCGCTGCAATGGCACCTGACGTTCATGTGGATTTACATCGCGACCGGAGTGATCTATCTCGGATATCAGGTGTTCAGCGGGAATTACCGGCAGGTGCTTTTTACTCGGCGCGATATTCCGGGCGTGTGGCCGATGGTGAAGCATTATTTCTTCTTCGGGCCGAAACCGGTCGCGACCGAGGCGTACAATCCGCTGCAAAAGCATGCGTACACGACCGTGATCGGCCTCGGAGTACTCTCGCTGCTGACCGGACTGGCGGTGTGGAAGCCGGTGCAGTTTTCCTGGCTGGCGTGGCTGATGGGCGGATTTCACTGGGCGCGGCTGTGGCATTTCCTGATCATGTGGGCGATGTTGGGGTTTGTGTTGGGGCATCTGGTGATGGTCCTGCTGCATGGCTGGAACAATTTCGTGTCGATGCTGACGGGTTGGAAGAAGGATCCGGATTACTGA
- the motA gene encoding flagellar motor stator protein MotA, protein MIAIVWNSPPELGMFAIIGIVIVFGCVAAGYLMEHGNLRVLAQPAELIIIGGAAIGTLLVGNPLHILKKIGGGIGGVFSGSKFGKQTYIDALKMLYDLLNKARKDGLMALEADIEEPHKSQVFSKNPAFLQNHHVCDFVCDSLRMAITGIDAFDLDQMLDLDLEVHHASSAQPTAALSTMADSLPGLGIVAAVLGVVITMGSLGGPPEEIGHKVAAALVGTFLGILLCYGLVGPIASNMTKAAEEEHAFLYVMRVLMVSFLKGTAPIMAVEMARRAVPGHVRPSFKELEQACRAGGVAAAAAGAGE, encoded by the coding sequence ATGATCGCAATAGTCTGGAACTCTCCTCCGGAGCTCGGCATGTTTGCGATTATCGGTATTGTCATCGTCTTCGGCTGCGTGGCCGCCGGCTACCTGATGGAGCACGGCAATCTTAGAGTGCTCGCGCAACCGGCGGAATTGATCATTATCGGTGGCGCCGCCATCGGTACACTTCTGGTCGGAAATCCTCTGCACATTCTCAAAAAGATCGGCGGTGGCATTGGCGGCGTATTCTCCGGGTCGAAGTTCGGCAAGCAGACCTATATCGACGCCCTGAAAATGCTCTACGATCTTCTCAATAAGGCTCGCAAAGATGGCTTGATGGCCCTCGAAGCCGATATCGAAGAGCCGCACAAGAGCCAGGTCTTCAGCAAGAACCCGGCGTTCCTCCAGAATCATCATGTCTGCGATTTCGTTTGCGATTCTCTGCGCATGGCCATTACCGGCATCGACGCCTTCGATCTCGACCAGATGCTCGATCTCGACCTTGAAGTTCACCATGCCAGTTCCGCGCAGCCCACCGCCGCTCTCAGCACCATGGCCGATTCTCTGCCCGGGCTCGGCATTGTCGCCGCGGTACTGGGCGTGGTAATCACCATGGGATCTCTGGGCGGCCCGCCGGAAGAAATCGGACACAAGGTCGCCGCAGCCCTGGTGGGAACATTTCTCGGCATCCTGCTGTGCTACGGATTAGTCGGCCCCATCGCCTCCAACATGACCAAAGCCGCCGAAGAGGAACACGCCTTCCTCTATGTCATGAGGGTTCTCATGGTTTCTTTTTTGAAAGGCACCGCCCCCATCATGGCTGTGGAAATGGCGCGCCGAGCCGTCCCCGGACATGTGCGGCCATCCTTCAAGGAACTTGAACAGGCTTGCCGCGCGGGAGGAGTTGCTGCCGCAGCCGCAGGCGCCGGCGAATAA
- a CDS encoding pentapeptide MXKDX repeat protein: MKKIFSSLLLTCVLTATLSAFAQDTMKQDDMKKDEMKQDTMKQDNMKKDTKKSKKAAKKDAMKNDSMKKDDMKKDDMKKDDSMKKDEMKQN; the protein is encoded by the coding sequence ATGAAAAAGATTTTCAGCAGTCTGCTGCTCACGTGTGTCCTGACCGCAACCTTGTCTGCCTTCGCGCAAGACACAATGAAACAGGACGACATGAAGAAAGACGAGATGAAGCAGGACACCATGAAGCAAGACAACATGAAGAAAGACACCAAGAAGAGCAAGAAGGCCGCCAAGAAAGACGCGATGAAGAACGACAGCATGAAAAAAGACGACATGAAGAAAGATGACATGAAGAAGGACGACTCGATGAAGAAAGACGAGATGAAGCAAAACTAG
- a CDS encoding flagellar motor protein MotB gives MDHTRPIIIVKKKSGHGGHHGGAWKVAYADFVTAMMALFIVLWLLNASKEVQVAVGGYFKDPTGTSKKVGSNMVGSGDNFTLTRDNMPKLKDQLQQAMKQMNDFEKLKSHIEMTITSEGLRIELSESASGTFFDSGSAKLKGDGTELLITLAQELGKLPNKLSIEGHTDSKPYTSSSYDNWALSSDRANAARRVMQANGIGPNQVTQVRGFADQRLRKPDAPLDPANRRISLIVQYIMQDRDAEDAVKASAENGADSKKNTAGDKPSAAGTKPAAKP, from the coding sequence ATGGACCACACTCGCCCCATCATCATCGTCAAGAAAAAAAGCGGCCACGGCGGACACCACGGCGGCGCATGGAAGGTAGCCTACGCCGATTTCGTCACGGCGATGATGGCCCTGTTCATCGTGCTCTGGCTGCTCAATGCCAGCAAAGAGGTACAGGTCGCCGTCGGTGGATACTTCAAAGATCCTACCGGCACTTCGAAAAAAGTCGGCTCCAACATGGTCGGCAGCGGAGACAATTTCACTCTCACTCGCGACAACATGCCGAAATTGAAAGACCAGTTGCAGCAGGCCATGAAGCAGATGAACGATTTCGAAAAACTGAAGAGCCACATCGAGATGACGATAACTTCCGAAGGCCTGCGTATCGAACTCTCCGAATCGGCCAGCGGCACCTTTTTTGACAGCGGCAGTGCCAAACTCAAGGGCGATGGCACCGAACTGCTCATCACACTCGCTCAGGAACTCGGCAAACTACCCAACAAACTCTCCATCGAAGGCCACACCGATTCCAAGCCGTACACTTCCTCCAGCTACGACAATTGGGCACTCTCGTCGGATCGCGCCAACGCCGCCCGCCGCGTGATGCAGGCCAATGGAATCGGGCCCAACCAGGTTACACAGGTCCGCGGATTTGCCGATCAGCGTCTGCGCAAGCCTGATGCTCCGCTCGATCCCGCCAACCGCCGCATCTCGCTGATCGTGCAATACATCATGCAGGACCGCGACGCCGAGGATGCCGTGAAGGCTTCCGCCGAGAACGGCGCCGACAGCAAAAAAAATACCGCCGGCGACAAGCCCTCGGCCGCCGGGACGAAACCTGCCGCGAAACCATAG
- a CDS encoding DUF4279 domain-containing protein codes for MKETRAVQSRLTPIDDNYQTCERTAATLRISTGAVHPEKVTELLGVNPTRVTILGERGPVNSVGIARVGKHNVWLLVSEGVVTSKDLRRHIDWIIDTVYPSKEALLRLQELPEVKMDVSCVWWSRYGDGGPTLWPEQMSHLVELNLEISIAFSFYGDEAEPDVPGKKNGAGK; via the coding sequence ATGAAGGAAACACGAGCAGTTCAATCGCGACTCACTCCGATTGATGACAACTATCAGACCTGCGAAAGAACGGCGGCCACGTTGCGCATTTCCACCGGTGCCGTGCACCCGGAGAAAGTCACCGAGTTGCTCGGTGTGAATCCGACGAGGGTGACGATCCTGGGTGAGAGAGGGCCGGTCAATAGCGTGGGAATTGCCCGCGTGGGAAAGCACAACGTTTGGTTGCTCGTGTCGGAAGGCGTCGTCACCTCAAAGGACTTGCGGCGTCACATTGATTGGATAATAGATACTGTCTACCCGAGTAAGGAGGCCTTGCTGCGCTTGCAGGAGTTGCCCGAGGTGAAAATGGACGTGTCATGCGTCTGGTGGTCGCGCTATGGAGATGGTGGACCTACCTTGTGGCCTGAACAGATGTCGCACCTTGTTGAACTAAATCTGGAAATATCGATTGCATTCTCATTTTACGGAGACGAAGCGGAGCCCGATGTCCCGGGAAAGAAGAATGGTGCCGGAAAGTAG
- a CDS encoding zf-HC2 domain-containing protein, with the protein MVNREANCELVWKEISNYIEGDVDAGLRAAMDEHFRTCQRCASVLAGTRNVIALYGDERMIDELTIQVPAGYGLRLEKSIEKRLAQTARAGRRWPTWSTWLVPLAAMGLFAGGLHVANSMTATPELKTEHGQPGQGIPPDMLVVVTKGARLFHAPGCGAIHNKETERTIPAKEAMAQGYVPCLRCLRQYMQTATAGHVTLESEAEVDEDVEDGSARGQ; encoded by the coding sequence ATGGTGAACCGGGAAGCGAACTGCGAACTGGTGTGGAAGGAGATTTCGAATTACATCGAAGGCGACGTCGACGCGGGGCTGCGTGCGGCCATGGACGAGCATTTCCGCACCTGCCAGCGCTGCGCGTCAGTGCTGGCGGGGACGCGGAATGTGATCGCGCTGTATGGCGACGAGCGCATGATCGACGAACTGACGATCCAGGTGCCGGCGGGGTATGGCCTGCGGCTGGAGAAGAGCATTGAGAAGCGGCTGGCGCAGACTGCACGTGCGGGCCGGAGGTGGCCGACCTGGTCGACCTGGCTGGTTCCGTTGGCGGCGATGGGATTGTTTGCCGGCGGATTGCACGTGGCGAATTCGATGACGGCCACGCCCGAGTTGAAGACAGAGCACGGCCAACCGGGGCAGGGGATTCCTCCGGACATGTTGGTCGTGGTGACCAAGGGTGCGAGATTATTTCACGCCCCCGGGTGCGGGGCCATTCACAACAAAGAGACCGAGCGCACCATTCCCGCGAAAGAGGCGATGGCGCAGGGATACGTTCCGTGCCTGCGATGTCTGCGGCAATATATGCAGACCGCGACTGCGGGCCACGTGACTCTGGAGTCTGAAGCCGAAGTGGATGAGGATGTGGAGGATGGAAGCGCGCGGGGGCAGTGA
- a CDS encoding pitrilysin family protein, with protein sequence MPQEIKKEVRSKEVRNIRRQKLPNGLTVITEQMQHIRSASIGIWLQTGSRDEDAEWNGISHFLEHMVFKGTQHRTAEEIARQVDSIGGNMDAFTAKECICFNVKVLDEHVPIALDILSDLVLNPTFDAADITRERGVIMEEIKMDEDNPDYLVHEIFTQNFWKDHPLGKPILGTKETVKRFEREPVVNAYGHRFAPGNIIVSAAGNLDHDKFVELVTGHFEKMKPVKNGFHSSAPKIVSRIILRNKKALEQVQLCIGVPAHPIAHEKRHAGYILNTLLGGGMSSRLFQNIRERQGLAYSIYSDLNPYRDTGCLAVYAGTSLTSASKVVQSVVSEFRKLKAEPVPEEELKRSKAQLKGSLMLSLESSTARMSNLARQEMYFDRFYDLDELIEKIEAVTAEDLTELANEFFKTESVAVTALGNLPGLKITRDQLAC encoded by the coding sequence ATGCCCCAAGAAATCAAAAAAGAAGTTCGCAGCAAAGAAGTCCGCAACATTCGCCGTCAGAAGCTGCCTAACGGACTGACCGTCATCACCGAGCAGATGCAGCACATCCGCTCTGCCTCCATCGGAATCTGGCTGCAGACCGGCTCGCGCGACGAAGACGCCGAATGGAACGGCATCTCCCACTTCCTCGAACACATGGTTTTCAAAGGCACCCAGCACCGCACCGCCGAGGAAATCGCCCGTCAGGTCGACTCCATCGGTGGCAACATGGACGCCTTCACCGCCAAGGAATGCATCTGCTTCAACGTCAAGGTGCTCGACGAACACGTCCCCATCGCGCTCGACATTCTCAGCGACCTGGTGCTCAATCCAACTTTTGATGCCGCCGACATTACGCGCGAACGCGGCGTGATCATGGAAGAAATCAAAATGGACGAAGATAATCCCGATTATCTCGTCCACGAAATCTTCACCCAGAATTTCTGGAAAGATCATCCTCTGGGTAAGCCGATCCTCGGGACCAAAGAAACCGTGAAGCGCTTCGAGCGCGAGCCGGTCGTGAACGCCTACGGCCACCGCTTCGCCCCTGGCAACATCATCGTCTCGGCGGCCGGCAATCTCGATCATGACAAATTCGTCGAACTCGTGACCGGACACTTCGAAAAGATGAAGCCGGTGAAGAACGGCTTTCACTCTTCCGCACCGAAAATTGTCTCCCGCATCATTCTGCGTAATAAGAAAGCGCTCGAACAAGTTCAGCTCTGCATCGGCGTGCCGGCGCATCCCATCGCGCACGAAAAGCGCCACGCCGGCTACATTCTCAACACCCTGCTCGGCGGTGGCATGAGTTCCCGCCTCTTCCAGAACATTCGCGAACGCCAGGGCCTCGCTTACTCCATCTACAGCGATCTCAACCCCTATCGCGACACCGGGTGCCTCGCCGTCTACGCCGGCACCTCGCTGACGTCGGCGTCGAAAGTCGTGCAGTCGGTGGTCAGCGAATTCCGCAAGCTGAAAGCCGAGCCGGTGCCGGAAGAAGAATTGAAGCGCTCGAAAGCCCAGCTCAAAGGCAGCCTGATGCTATCGCTCGAATCGAGCACCGCCCGCATGTCAAACCTGGCGCGCCAGGAAATGTATTTCGACCGCTTCTACGATCTCGACGAGTTGATCGAAAAGATCGAAGCCGTCACCGCCGAAGATCTGACCGAACTGGCCAACGAATTCTTCAAGACCGAATCGGTAGCGGTGACCGCGCTGGGAAATCTGCCGGGATTGAAAATAACGCGCGACCAACTGGCCTGCTGA
- a CDS encoding sigma-70 family RNA polymerase sigma factor — MSDPVVNNPQPAGITREQELIARVQRGQNELFYELIRPYERRVYAAALAILRNESDAEDVAQEAMLKAFANIRQFRAEARFSTWLIQITVNEALMRRRREKTVVMEAIDGRRDGEAEGDYAPRDFADWREIPSESLERKEVRRKLAEALSTLDRKYREVFVLRDMEQLNIQETAEALGISVASVKTRLLRARLMLRDLLAAGWEQGWFSRLPFEKGNKPW; from the coding sequence TTGAGCGATCCAGTCGTGAACAATCCGCAGCCTGCAGGCATCACGCGCGAGCAGGAGTTGATCGCGCGAGTGCAGCGCGGGCAGAACGAATTGTTCTACGAGCTGATCCGGCCTTATGAGCGGCGCGTCTACGCGGCGGCGCTGGCCATTTTGCGCAACGAGTCGGATGCGGAGGATGTGGCGCAAGAGGCGATGCTCAAGGCGTTTGCCAACATCCGCCAATTTCGCGCCGAGGCTCGGTTCAGCACCTGGCTGATTCAGATTACGGTAAACGAGGCGCTGATGCGGCGGCGAAGGGAGAAAACTGTCGTGATGGAAGCCATCGACGGCCGACGTGATGGTGAGGCAGAGGGCGATTATGCGCCGCGGGATTTTGCCGATTGGCGCGAGATTCCCTCCGAATCGCTGGAACGAAAAGAGGTCCGGCGGAAATTGGCCGAGGCGCTGAGCACGCTCGACCGCAAATATCGCGAAGTGTTCGTGCTGCGCGATATGGAGCAATTGAATATTCAGGAGACGGCGGAGGCGCTTGGAATTTCAGTGGCGTCGGTGAAGACGCGGCTGCTGCGGGCGCGGCTCATGTTGCGCGATCTGCTCGCCGCTGGATGGGAGCAGGGCTGGTTCAGCCGGCTGCCATTCGAGAAGGGAAACAAGCCATGGTGA
- a CDS encoding tetratricopeptide repeat protein: MPRRRSILPRYFERLLRALFLLASVLAANAQRGGLNDPRPLQEVYTTYQTAPGTGVLIFTVYAERTSRHLDRQALLKLVNISNPQSATWQTTEDNSQGVFTNIPYGSYDVEVSAVGFLSTHQQLQVMSSLRPSQIDVVLHPDPEAIKLDVAGAALSPQTRKQIRRAVSALKSENLKSAEKELDQAYKSSPSNPDLNFLLGYLYFQKKDFARAETFLVAAVNLNPRNVQALTLLGRAGLERQDYPAARSALEQAITADAENWLPHDLLADAYLHQQNYDKARDEAKIAISKGQSAASPAQLILGQALVSLGRDQEAIQALHTFLEQSPATPIGFHVRSLIAEIEQHHSGLLGVDPMAALSDPGPSVNWKPPSIDEIKPAVAAGVACPYDQVIEESGKRVQELVADVARFAAVEDLFHQSLDPFGIPIRTETRKYNYVAAITEPQPGSLSVDEFRADKLALAGYPDQISSTGFATFALVFHPYMRGDFEMSCEGLGDWHGQASWLVHFRQRADRPNHMHSYNVGSVTHPVALKGRAWITADKFQIVRMEADLVNPMPEIELLTEHQVVEYGPVPFPKKNTSLWLPKSAEIYFDFRKHRYYRRHSFDHYMLYSVDTEEKRKEPVARPAPEAKPS, from the coding sequence ATGCCCCGCCGCCGCTCCATTCTCCCGCGCTATTTCGAGCGGCTTCTGCGCGCCTTATTCCTGCTTGCATCCGTACTCGCTGCGAACGCTCAACGTGGCGGCCTTAACGATCCCAGACCTTTGCAGGAGGTGTACACCACTTATCAGACAGCACCCGGCACTGGCGTCCTCATCTTTACGGTTTACGCCGAGCGTACCAGCCGGCATCTCGATCGACAGGCACTGTTGAAGCTGGTGAACATTTCCAACCCTCAGTCTGCAACCTGGCAGACGACCGAAGATAACTCGCAAGGCGTTTTCACCAACATCCCTTACGGAAGCTACGACGTGGAAGTCAGTGCCGTCGGCTTTCTCAGCACGCACCAACAACTGCAAGTAATGAGTTCGCTGCGCCCGTCGCAGATCGACGTCGTTCTGCATCCCGATCCCGAGGCAATCAAGCTCGACGTGGCTGGCGCAGCGCTGTCGCCGCAGACGCGCAAGCAAATCCGACGCGCCGTTTCCGCCCTCAAGTCCGAAAACCTAAAGTCGGCTGAGAAAGAGCTGGACCAAGCCTATAAGTCCTCTCCGTCGAATCCCGATCTCAACTTCTTGCTCGGCTATTTGTATTTTCAAAAGAAAGATTTTGCTCGGGCAGAAACTTTTCTGGTCGCCGCCGTGAACCTGAACCCGCGCAACGTGCAAGCCCTGACTCTTCTTGGCAGAGCCGGCCTGGAACGCCAGGACTACCCCGCCGCCCGCTCCGCTCTTGAGCAGGCGATCACGGCAGATGCCGAAAACTGGCTGCCGCACGACTTGCTCGCCGACGCCTACCTTCACCAGCAAAACTACGACAAGGCGCGCGACGAAGCGAAAATTGCCATTTCCAAAGGCCAGAGCGCCGCCAGCCCGGCACAACTCATTCTCGGTCAGGCCTTAGTGAGCCTGGGCCGCGATCAAGAAGCAATTCAAGCGCTCCATACTTTTCTCGAGCAATCGCCTGCAACCCCGATTGGCTTTCACGTGCGCTCTCTGATCGCCGAGATTGAGCAGCACCACTCCGGCCTCCTTGGCGTCGATCCCATGGCAGCACTCTCCGATCCGGGCCCTTCGGTCAATTGGAAGCCTCCCAGCATCGACGAAATCAAGCCCGCGGTAGCAGCCGGCGTAGCCTGTCCATACGATCAGGTCATCGAAGAATCCGGCAAGCGCGTGCAGGAACTGGTAGCGGACGTAGCTCGTTTCGCTGCCGTCGAAGATTTATTCCACCAGTCGCTCGACCCCTTCGGCATCCCCATTCGGACCGAAACCCGAAAATATAATTACGTGGCTGCCATCACTGAACCTCAGCCCGGATCTCTTTCGGTCGACGAATTTCGCGCCGACAAGCTCGCTCTGGCGGGATATCCGGACCAGATTTCCAGCACCGGCTTTGCGACATTCGCGCTGGTTTTTCATCCCTACATGCGCGGCGACTTCGAAATGTCCTGCGAAGGCCTCGGAGATTGGCACGGCCAAGCCAGCTGGCTGGTTCACTTTCGCCAGCGCGCCGACCGTCCCAACCACATGCACAGCTATAACGTGGGAAGCGTGACTCATCCGGTCGCTCTCAAAGGAAGGGCCTGGATCACGGCCGACAAATTCCAGATCGTCCGCATGGAAGCCGATCTGGTCAACCCGATGCCGGAAATCGAACTGCTCACCGAGCACCAGGTCGTCGAGTACGGCCCCGTCCCCTTTCCGAAAAAGAACACCTCGCTGTGGCTGCCCAAGAGCGCCGAGATTTATTTCGACTTCCGCAAACACCGCTACTACCGGCGCCATAGCTTCGATCACTACATGCTCTACTCCGTCGACACTGAGGAAAAGCGCAAAGAGCCAGTGGCCAGGCCTGCACCGGAAGCGAAACCCTCTTAG
- the rlmN gene encoding 23S rRNA (adenine(2503)-C(2))-methyltransferase RlmN, which yields MALLGTTRAELASLIESLGEPSYRGKQLLEAVYRQRVESIEEISTLPQGLRTKLAEKGVSIGLPRIEQRFVSVDGTVRYLIAFPDGQSVETVWMPEGDGGEAGDGSEAGAEALSSDVLEEDRRHRQGQNPGRSTICISSQVGCAADCQFCLTALLGVKRNLTAGEIVGQVCAVLRDQKVSPPEDRINLVFMGMGEPFLNYDNFVKAARLLAEEVGIAERRMTVSTAGIVPRIRDFGLEKFRPKLAISLNASNDELRTRLMPLNKKWNLAMLMAAAREYPLRPREWITFEYVLLGGVNDAPENANEVVELLRGMRCKVNLIALNPGPGIEFTTPDAERVTAFQNILREAGIPAFVRRPRGRDIYAACGQLKRTVEIATAPAR from the coding sequence ATGGCGTTGCTCGGGACGACTCGGGCCGAACTCGCTTCGCTCATCGAGAGCTTGGGTGAGCCCTCCTATCGCGGGAAGCAATTGCTGGAGGCGGTTTATCGGCAGCGGGTCGAGTCGATCGAAGAGATATCGACTTTGCCGCAAGGACTACGGACGAAGCTGGCGGAGAAAGGCGTGTCGATTGGGCTGCCGCGGATTGAGCAGAGATTTGTATCGGTGGATGGGACGGTGCGGTATCTGATTGCTTTCCCCGACGGGCAGAGTGTGGAGACGGTTTGGATGCCGGAGGGGGACGGCGGGGAAGCGGGGGATGGGAGTGAAGCTGGGGCCGAAGCGCTTTCTTCTGATGTTCTGGAAGAGGATCGTCGGCATCGCCAAGGCCAGAATCCAGGCCGCTCGACTATTTGTATTTCCAGCCAAGTCGGATGCGCGGCCGATTGTCAGTTTTGTTTAACGGCGCTGCTTGGGGTGAAGCGAAATCTGACTGCGGGGGAGATTGTGGGGCAGGTTTGTGCGGTGCTTCGGGATCAGAAGGTTTCGCCGCCGGAGGATCGCATCAACCTAGTTTTCATGGGGATGGGCGAGCCGTTTTTGAATTACGACAATTTTGTGAAGGCGGCGCGGCTGCTGGCGGAGGAAGTTGGCATTGCAGAGCGGCGGATGACGGTGTCGACGGCGGGGATTGTGCCGCGCATTCGCGACTTTGGGTTGGAGAAATTTCGCCCGAAGCTGGCGATATCGTTGAATGCGTCGAACGATGAGCTACGCACGCGGCTGATGCCGCTGAACAAGAAATGGAATCTGGCGATGCTGATGGCGGCGGCGCGGGAGTATCCGCTGCGCCCGCGGGAGTGGATCACGTTTGAGTATGTCCTGCTGGGGGGCGTGAACGACGCGCCGGAGAATGCGAATGAAGTCGTCGAGTTGCTGCGCGGGATGCGCTGCAAGGTGAATCTGATTGCGCTCAATCCGGGGCCGGGGATCGAGTTTACGACTCCGGATGCGGAGCGGGTCACGGCGTTTCAGAACATTCTGCGCGAGGCTGGGATTCCGGCTTTTGTGCGGCGTCCGCGCGGGCGGGATATTTATGCTGCGTGCGGGCAGCTTAAGCGTACGGTTGAGATTGCCACAGCACCGGCACGGTAG
- a CDS encoding molybdopterin-dependent oxidoreductase produces MEPEDDQPKPEESKPPETNDPAAAPPRVIAAPSIVRPGAVRPGIVPPNMDERRFAQVSRRELLKVLPVLALGAFAIPGFQEGLLKKGLGFSDWASARLFRRGHLAPTFAEAELTPPEKFPLNSYDIDDPGVIFENWSLTVSGLVQKPGDYKMDQIQALPRIRQNTRHVCVEGWDVIGSFGGARLSDFLTMIGADTSARFLTVACADDYYESLDMATALHPQTLLCYEMYDQPLPREHGAPLRLNIPTKVGYKQAKYLTDMKVTNVLDKVGYWEDQGYSEFYGL; encoded by the coding sequence ATGGAACCAGAAGACGATCAACCGAAGCCGGAGGAATCGAAGCCGCCTGAAACGAACGATCCCGCAGCAGCGCCGCCAAGGGTCATTGCTGCGCCCAGCATCGTTCGTCCTGGCGCGGTCCGGCCCGGCATTGTCCCTCCTAACATGGATGAGCGACGGTTTGCGCAGGTGTCGCGCCGGGAATTGCTGAAGGTTTTGCCCGTGCTGGCATTGGGGGCATTTGCCATTCCAGGTTTTCAGGAAGGGCTGCTCAAGAAAGGGCTGGGCTTCAGCGACTGGGCTTCGGCGCGGCTGTTTCGGCGTGGACATCTCGCGCCGACTTTTGCCGAAGCGGAGCTCACGCCGCCGGAAAAATTCCCCCTTAATAGTTATGACATCGACGATCCCGGCGTGATTTTCGAGAACTGGAGTCTGACGGTGAGCGGTCTGGTGCAGAAGCCCGGCGATTACAAAATGGATCAGATTCAGGCCTTGCCGCGAATTCGGCAGAACACGCGGCATGTGTGCGTGGAGGGTTGGGATGTGATCGGCAGCTTTGGCGGCGCGCGGCTTTCGGATTTTCTCACGATGATCGGCGCCGATACTTCGGCGCGATTTTTGACGGTGGCCTGCGCCGACGATTACTACGAATCGCTGGATATGGCGACGGCGCTGCATCCGCAAACGCTGCTTTGTTATGAGATGTACGACCAGCCGCTCCCGCGCGAGCACGGCGCTCCGTTGCGCTTGAATATCCCAACGAAAGTCGGATACAAGCAAGCGAAGTATTTGACGGACATGAAAGTCACAAACGTTCTCGACAAAGTTGGATACTGGGAAGATCAGGGGTATTCGGAGTTTTACGGGCTGTAA